One segment of Primulina tabacum isolate GXHZ01 chromosome 6, ASM2559414v2, whole genome shotgun sequence DNA contains the following:
- the LOC142548966 gene encoding putative UDP-3-O-acylglucosamine N-acyltransferase 2, mitochondrial yields the protein MLNDNRISSQVSHVISESESPSAMAIRAQKLVTHLYTLSIPMLNFRSFTERNGPKPLFVLRPTSSRCHSSSCQSHSNPKFEADAKISYQEFRKWCNGGGTFNESASIDPTAVIEIGAIVHSESVIGANVYVGSGTIVGPAVRVGQSTKIGYNVVLTNCTIGDFGVIHSGICIGQDGFGFFVNEQGDMMKKPQSLKARIGNHVEIGSNTCIDRGSWRDTVIGDHSKIDNLVQIGHNVVIGENCMICGQVGIAGSVTIGDYVTLGGRVAIRDHVCITSKVRLAANSCVTKNINKSGDYGGFPAIPIREWRKQVVATRRTSNLRNLDVVNSSFLSDSE from the exons ATGTTAAATGACAACAGGATTTCCTCTCAAGTTTCCCATGTAATCTCGGAGAGTGAGAGTCCATCTGCCATGGCGATTCGGGCACAAAAATTAGTCACTCATCTCTACACTCTCTCTATTCCCATGCTCAATTTTCGAAGCTTTACTGAACGCAATGGCCCTAAACCCCTTTTCGTCTTAAGGCCTACATCAAGCCGGTGTCACTCTTCAAGTTGTCAGAGTCATTCAAATCCCAA ATTTGAAGCTGATGCTAAGATCAGCTATCAAGAGTTTCGAAAATGGTGCAACGGAGGTGGCACCTTTAATGAATCTGCTTCCATCGATCCAACTGCTGTAATTGAAATAGGTGCAATAGTTCATTCAGAATCTGTTATAGGAGCGAATGTTTACGTTGGGTCAGGAACAATTGTTGGACCTGCGGTTAGAGTTGGCCAATCAACAAAAATAGG GTATAATGTTGTGCTTACTAATTGCACAATTGGTGATTTTGGTGTTATTCACAGTGGCATTTGCATAGGTCAAGATG GTTTTGGGTTTTTTGTCAATGAACAAGGTGACATGATGAAGAAGCCTCAA AGCTTGAAAGCAAGGATAGGAAACCATGTGGAAATAGGCTCAAATACTTGCATCGACAGGGGCAG CTGGCGAGATACAGTAATTGGAGATCACTCGAAGATAGATAATTTGGTGCAG ATAGGCCACAATGTAGTGATCGGAGAAAATTGTATGATCTGTGGACAAGTTGGTATTGCAGGTTCAGTGAC GATAGGAGACTATGTGACATTAGGTGGAAGGGTCGCAATTCGCGATCATGTCTGCATCACATCAAAG GTCAGATTAGCTGCTAATAGCTGCGTCACCAAGAACATCAATAAATCAGGAGACTATGGTGGCTTCCCTGCT ATTCCAATTCGTGAATGGCGAAAACAAGTTGTTGCCACCCGCCGAACTTCAAACTTGAGGAATCTAGACGTTGTAAATTCAAGTTTTCTTTCTGACTCAGAATAA
- the LOC142548967 gene encoding uncharacterized protein LOC142548967, whose product MESRNRKPNAADSSPLRNPPTSVFKDLSNFRTPKNPPRIPKFPSSPSSQQSNYYTASRNTPLSSSRRCFKTSALKSKAARKLKAVEVEQLKSARKVQMEKENSLRTFSKSLTVWLNFLFKNPISCGCDTAKFTGEFDASICCQVGVTKDSLVNNGKREIRPSHEVGVDGPWRGPKRQRLLWRGGGSADEEGVSYSMLSGLKDSLQEICSFEDLKIRMRMYLSLASCKEISVAMSQVTKIIDDGRLKMRANCPIVSDVGMKEKAIKILMSYNPVWLRIGLYVIWGGDSLFPSGDVSSDQEIAFLRMVVEKQFFSHTGLAKTYAYNKQVEGLYRPGYYEKLGNIILKRILLLAIIVDRAKSHTSLPLKYGIDGLDGGSPLLFSSKSNIKSSRQLITEFLSSDVMHGEGNLLAHLVIVGYKLLYQQSPLVEYDFKITDLFEDLRDGVRLCRAIELLKHDPSILMKMLVPSDTPKKNLVNCGVALEYLNQAAVPLLDEEGIEIIGEDVVNGEKELTISLLWNMFVHLQLPLLISRKLLLEEISNIRGVFMENSSTRTLLDLLLTWIQAICETYGLKVENQSSLLDGKAMWCLLDFYFRKQHSRSCSSKDIDGTKVEVSIMSEIEYTDAVHNFILSQKLTSLLGNFPEVIQVSDLLEHNGACNGQSVIILLVFLSVQFLVKRNMDDINFYKLLGVQHQSPNDRCISTEWNNGQDGAKDFKAIMAWWQEMAQQNGKCNLKPAAFSTQCFFAGRKSMNKVQKDSAATIIQSHFRRFVARQNYLRIMEAALLLQSAALALLCLKKNISVMELRARSERLSLSTRREHLRKFGALVVSMDERSYLNLNKFVAAIQHAMGNWNTQSDYDENTSCKQSYATNLIDAATVIQSHIRGYTVRSRFVQMVAQKRESSVLSKNMMNSLHIKAAITIQDAWRKFLFCKNNQIERYAAIKIQSYYRGWLMRKYFACKKQGVITIQRSFRFFRFRWHFHVQRKENASAIILQSYARGWMARRKANREKNIIIRMQKKKLLEDACRRIQSALCA is encoded by the exons ATGGAGTCGCGAAATCGGAAACCAAATGCAGCAGATTCTTCGCCATTGCGGAACCCTCCAACTTCAGTATTCAAAGACTTGTCCAATTTCAGAACCCCCAAGAATCCACCGAGAATCCCTAAATTCCCGTCTTCACCCTCCTCTCAGCAATCCAACTACTACACCGCTTCGAGGAACACCCCGTTATCCTCTTCCAGGCGCTGCTTTAAAACCTCGGCTTTGAAATCGAAGGCCGCACGTAAACTTAAGGCTGTTGAAGTTGAGCAGCTCAAGTCTGCTCGAAAGGTTCAAATGGAGAAAGAAAATTCACTTCGAACCTTCTCCAAATCACTAACCGTGTGGCTCAATTTTTTGTTTAAGAACCCTATATCTTGTGGATGTGATACGGCCAAGTTTACTGGAGAATTTGATGCTTCCATTTGCTGTCAAGTTGGTGTCACGAAGGACTCTCTGGTGAATAATGGGAAGAGGGAAATCAGGCCATCACATGAAGTGGGAGTTGATGGACCATGGCGAGGCCCGAAGAGGCAGAGATTGTTGTGGAGAGGTGGGGGGAGCGCAGATGAGGAAGGGGTTTCATATTCAATGCTTTCTGGATTGAAGGATTCACTGCAGGAGATATGTAGTTTTGAGGATCTTAAGATTAGAATGAGGATGTATCTGAGTTTGGCTAGTTGCAAAGAGATCTCTGTCGCAATGTCTCAAGTAACAAAG ATTATTGATGATGGAAGGTTAAAGATGAGGGCAAATTGTCCCATAGTAAGTGATGTTGGGATGAAGGAAAAAGCCATCAAAATTCTTATGTCTTATAACCCGGTATGGCTTCGGATAGGGTTATACGTTATATGGGGTGGAGACTCCTTGTTTCCAAGTGGTGATGTCAGTTCTGACCAAGAAATTGCATTTTTGAGGATGGTAGTTGAAAAGCAATTCTTCTCTCACACTGGTCTAGCAAAAACATATGCTTATAATAAGCAGGTCGAGGGGTTATACAGGCCAGGATATTATGAAAAGTTAGGAAATATCATATTGAAGAGAATTTTGTTGCTTGCCATCATAGTTGATAGAGCCAAATCTCACACCAGCCTTCCCcttaaatatggtattgatgGACTAGATGGTGGATCACCACTATTATTTTCCTCAAAATCCAATATTAAATCAAGCCGCCAATTAATTACCG AATTCTTATCTTCTGATGTGATGCACGGGGAAGGAAATCTTCTAGCGCATCTTGTGATTGTTGGGTATAAACTATTGTATCAGCAA AGTCCTTTGGTTGAGTATGATTTCAAAATCACCGACTTATTTGAAGATCTCCGAGATGGGGTCCGACTCTGTAGAGCCATTGAGCTTCTAAAACACGATCCTTCAATTCTCATG AAAATGTTAGTTCCATCAGATACTCCGAAGAAAAATCTGGTTAATTGTGGTGTTGCGCTAGAATATTTGAATCAGGCTGCGGTACCATTGCTTGATGAGGAAGGAATTGAGATAATTGGAGAGGATGTTGTTAATGGAGAGAAGGAGCTTACAATTTCCTTGTTATGGAACATGTTTGTTCACTTACAG TTACCTCTCTTAATCAGCCGGAAGCTTTTACTAGAAGAAATTTCAAATATTCGAGGAGTTTTTATG GAAAATTCAAGCACCCGGACACTCTTGGACTTGCTCCTTACTTGGATTCAG GCAATTTGTGAAACTTATGGGTTGAAAGTCGAAAATCAATCTTCCTTGTTGGACGGAAAGGCAATGTGGTGCTTGCTTGATTTTTACTTTCGCAAACAACATAGTCGTTCATGTTCCTCTAAG GACATTGATGGAACCAAAGTAGAAGTTTCGATTATGTCAGAAATTGAATATACAGATGCAGTACACAACTTCATACTTTCTCAAAAATTAACATCCTTGCTTGGAAACTTTCCCGAG GTTATACAAGTCAGTGACTTACTCGAACATAATGGTGCATGTAATGGACAGAGCGTAATTATCCTCTTGGTGTTTCTCTCAGTTCAATTTCTTGTAAAAAGAAACATG GATgacattaatttttataagttgCTGGGCGTCCAGCATCAAAGTCCAAATGACAGATGCATAAGTACAGAGTGGAACAATGGACAAG ATGGAGCGAAAGATTTCAAGGCAATAATGGCATGGTGGCAAGAGATGGCTCAACAGAATGGCAAGTGCAATCTAAAGCCAGCTGCTTTTTCTACACAATGCTTCTTTGCTGGCAGAAAGAGCATGAACAAAGTTCAAAAAG ACAGTGCTGCCACAATAATACAGTCTCATTTTAGACGATTTGTTGCACGTCAAAATTATTTGAGAATAATGGAAGCAGCTCTTCTCTTGCAAAGTGCTGCATTGGCTTTGTTGTgtttgaagaaaaatatatccGTGATGGAGCTTCGGGCGAGGAGTGAACGATTATCATTATCTA CTAGGAGAGAGCATCTCCGAAAGTTTGGAGCACTCGTCGTCTCAATGGATGAGAGGAGTTACTTAAACTTGAATAAGTTTGTCGCTGCTATTCAACATGCCATGGGAAACTGGAACACTCAGAGTGATTATGATGAAAATACATCCTGTAAGCAAAGTTATGCTACAAATCTCATCGATGCTGCTACTGTTATCCAAAGTCACATTCGTGGATACACTGTGAGGTCTAGGTTTGTTCAAATGGTTGCTCAGAAAAGGGAATCTTCTGTTCTTTCCAAAAATATGATGAATAGTTTGCATATCAAAGCAGCAATAACAATTCAGGATGCTTGGAGAAAATTCTTATTTtgcaaaaataatcaaattgaGCGGTATGCTGCAATTAAAATTCAGAGTTATTACCGTGGTTGGTTGATGAGAAAGTATTTTGCATGCAAGAAGCAAGGAGTAATAACAATTCAAAGGAGTTTCCGATTTTTCAGATTTAGGTGGCACTTCCATGTCCAAAGGAAGGAAAATGCTTCTGCAATTATCCTTCAATCTTATGCCCGTGGATGGATGGCTCGTAGAAAAGCTAATAGAGAAAAGAATATAATTATTAGGATGCAG AAAAAGAAGCTCCTAGAGGATGCTTGTAGGAGAATCCAAAGTGCTTTGTGTGCATGA